The sequence CGATGGTGGCTCGGTTGATCCAATTTCAGCAGGCGGCGACGGCAGAAATGATCCTGGCGGAGGGTCTCAAACCGAGTATTGAATAGGGGGTTAATTCCCGGAACGCCCTATCGGATGGGCATTTCAGGGATTGCTGGGGAACGCCTGTACCCCCTGGGGTTTGACCCGTAGGCGCACCCGACTGCCCACCGGTAATAAAGGCTCTTGCCGCACCCGGGCGTGCAATTCCCGACCGGAAGGGGTGCTGAGGCAGTAGCGGTATTCCCGCCCCAAAAATTGCCGGTCCTGGATCACCGCTTCCCCCTGCTCGTCCGGCTCAAGGATGACATTCTCCTGGGGGATCATCAGTTCCCAATCCCTGGCGAGGTCGGGGCGGGGGGCGGGGTAGGGGATCGGACCAATTTCCGTGTGCCAAACGCCATCCCCTTGGGGGGTCGCCGGGAGCCAATTTCCCTGGGTGACCAGTTGCGCCACGACCCGGGAGGCGGGGCTTTGGTAAAGTTCGGCGGGGGTGCCAATCTGCTCGATTTTACCCCGGTGGAGGACGGCAACCCGGTCGCAGACGGCAAAGGCTTCCTCCTGGTCATGGGTGACAAAAATGCCGCTGGTGCCGGTGGTTTTGAGGATACGGCGGATTTCTAAACGCAGTTGTTGCCGCACCTGGGTATCCAGGTTGGACAGGGGTTCATCCAAAAGCAACAACCGGGGTTGGGGTGCCAAGGCTCGTGCCAGAGCAACCCGTTGCTGTTGACCGCCGGAGAGTTGGTGGGGATACCGGGCTTCATAACCGGTTAAATGTACCAATGCCAAAACCTGGCGCACCCGCTCGGTACGTTGGGAGGGGGATAATTTCCTGAGTCCAAATTCCAGATTGCGGCGCACGTTCAGGTGGGGGAAGAGGGCGTAATCCTGAAAAACCATGCCCAAATGTCGGGCTTCCGGGGGCACCCATTGACCGGCACCGGCAACAATATGGTCTTCTAAGCGAATGGTACCGCTGGTGGGAGCCATGAAACCGGCAATAAGTCGCAATAGGGTGGTTT comes from Synechococcus sp. C9 and encodes:
- a CDS encoding ABC transporter ATP-binding protein yields the protein MSAPDLLHLDQISYRFPRQSQGTLTDISFCLPAGEILGLLGASGCGKTTLLRLIAGFMAPTSGTIRLEDHIVAGAGQWVPPEARHLGMVFQDYALFPHLNVRRNLEFGLRKLSPSQRTERVRQVLALVHLTGYEARYPHQLSGGQQQRVALARALAPQPRLLLLDEPLSNLDTQVRQQLRLEIRRILKTTGTSGIFVTHDQEEAFAVCDRVAVLHRGKIEQIGTPAELYQSPASRVVAQLVTQGNWLPATPQGDGVWHTEIGPIPYPAPRPDLARDWELMIPQENVILEPDEQGEAVIQDRQFLGREYRYCLSTPSGRELHARVRQEPLLPVGSRVRLRVKPQGVQAFPSNP